The DNA segment TTCCGCCGTCCTTGCCCGCTATCGAGGCTATGTTGACTATCTTTCCCTTCTTCATGTATTTGAGGACTTCCTGAGTGACGATAAAGGCCCCCTTGAGGTTGACGCCGAGAACCGCGTCCCAGTCCTCGTCAGTGACCTCCATCGGCTTCAGGGCCTTTCCAAGGATTCCTGCGTTGTTCACGAGGATGTCTATCCTTCCAAAGTGGTTAATAACTTCCTCGACCATCCTTCTGACCTCTTCCCGGTTGCTCACGTCGGCCTTTACGGCGATCGCGTCGACCCCGTAGGAACGGCAGAGCTCCGCGGTCTCTTCCGCCTTCTCCCTGCTGTGGGCGTAGTTTACGGCAACGTTTGCCCCCTTCTCCGCGAGGGCGAGTGATATCGCCCTCCCTATTCCCCTTCCGCCGCCGGTAACTAGGGCAACCTTCCCGGTCAGCTCCACACGCACCACCAACCCTTCTTTGCCTTTGAACTTAATAAAGCCTAACGCCGAAATATTTTTACGTTTGAAAACTTAATTGTTCATATGAAGGAATTCGCGGTAGTGCTACTTTTGATTTTTGGGACGTTGGCCGCCGGGTGCACGTCCCAAGAAAAGCCCGAAGGAGGGGTTGGTATGGATTTGGAGATCGGTTCGATATTTCACAACGGGGAGTACATACCAGTTGAGTTCACGTGCGACGGTGAGAACGTCAATCCTCCCATCTTCATCGGCCACATAGACTCCAGGGCCAAAAGCCTGGTCATCATCATGGACGACCCCGACGCCCCAGGAGGAACTTTCACCCACTGGATAGCCTGGAATATCCCCCCGCTTGGGGAGATTCCCAAAGGCGTGCCCCCTCAGCCGGAGGTCGATGCCCCGGTGCATGTTGTTCAGGGGCGCAATGACTTCGGAAGGATAGGCTATGGTGGGCCGTGTCCGCCGAGGGGTCATGGGGTGCACCATTACCACTTCAAGGTCTATGCGCTTGACACGACCCTCAACCTAAAACCCGGCTCAAGCAGGGAAGAACTGGAAAAGGCCATGGAAGGCCACGTTATCCAGTGGGGAGAGCTCGTCGGGCTCTACGAGAGGAAATGACCCTATCTTTTCTTTTCCATTAACTTTACGGTAAGGTTTATGGCGCTCTGGAACGCTGCCAGGAAGTTCAGGGCGAAGAATATCCAGTCCCCTATCAGGTAGGAGTATATCGTGAGCAGCGTCGAGGCCGTCACGTAGATCAGTATGAACTGCATGTTGAGCGGGCACTTCCTCGTCTTTATGGTCTCCCACGTCTGGGGAACCCACGAGCTCACCAGGAGAAGCATTCCTATGAGTCCTATTATCGCTCCACCTTCCATTTTCTCTCACCTCCAACGGGAGGAAAAGGATGAGGGAAGCGTAAAAAAGCCTTGTGGATGGGTTGGTGTTAAAATTTCCGGAAAATCGTGAAAAAATAGACAGAATTAAGCTAAAGCTGGCTAGCGAGCCTCGACATTGCCCAGGTTTTAACGTCCTCATCGAGGATTCCGTTGATGATTTCCATGGCCTCAGAAATATTTCCGGCTTTTGCGAGAGCGAGTGCTACCTCGGCCTCAACCTTTGACCTGTTGGAAAGATCGGTAATGTATCGGGATATATGAAGGGCATCGTCCGGTTTGCCCATGTTCAGGAACTCAAAGGCCAGGCTCATCAGGGCCTTTGTACTTTCCTCGTGGTTCTCTATGTCCAGTGCTGCCTCGATGGCATGATTTAGGGCTTCTTTGTAGTTAGGACTCTTCCGTGCGACTTCAACGGCTATGTGGGAGAAGGCTTTTGAGCGAATCACTTTGTCTGGTATGCCACCGGCCATCTCGATGGCCTCTTTCACTTTTCCTGAATTAACGAGCTTAAGAACAGCCTCATAGAGCGCCCGGGAGCGGTACCATTCCTGCATGAGTATCCCCAAAACTTTTGCAACTCCCAGGATTTAAGCTTTCCGCGGCCAAAGTTTATAACTCCCCATGAGAATAAGGCTCAGGTGAGAAAATGAAGAAGTTGGTGTTGTTTTTCATATGGTTGCTGGTGTTCTCAACGGTCTCCTACGCCCTCGTCGAAACCCAGATCGACCCAGGCAAGCTCCATTTTTACATGTACGGTCTGGAGACATGTCCCCACTGTCAAAAAATGAAGGAAGAGATTCCCAAGTTCTACGGGGAGAACAGCCTAACGTACTACGAGCTGATCAACAACGACGAGAACAACAAGCTCTTTTCGGCCCAGTACAAGTACACCGGTATAGCCGGAGTGCCCGCCATAGGTATAGCGTACGACGGAAAGCTTGTGGCAATAGTTGAAGGAGAATACAACGTCTCAGCTACGCCAAAGATTGTGCAGGCGGCCCTTGACAACGGGGGCTTAATACTCTTCACCGGTGGGCAGGCGTACATAATCAAGAACGAAACAATAATCCAGGAGCTTCAGGCGATATACGTTGAGCACAGAATGCCCGGGGAGGGCCAGACCACAACGACCACCGCATCGGAAACAACATCCACTACAACAAATCCTGGCAGTGAAATCTGCGGTCCCGGAATAGCGGTCGTTCTCGCTGTTCTTCCGCTGGTTCTGTGGAAGAAAAGGCGCTGACCTTTCGTTCCCAACTTTTTGTTTTAGAAAGCCACAAAAAGCCCTGTGAGAACTTTCTCCCATGAGAAGTGAGATAAAGGGACTGGCGATAATCCTTCTGGCATCCTTCGGGGTGAGTTCCCTTGCGCTGTGGGCGCTGGGTATGGTGGACTTTGTACCCAAGTTCTTCGCTTTAGCTATGAGCGACTCGATAAACCCGTGCACCTTCGTCATATACACCATGCTCCTCATAGCACTCTCCGTAAGGGAGATATCAAAGAAGAGGCTGTATTTCATAGGCTCAGCGTTCATAGCCGCGGTCTACATATCATACTACCTTCTTGGCGTTGGACTGCTGTACTTCGCCGGCTACCTTCCCCTCTGGGTCGCTGGAGTTGCGGCGATAGTATTCGGTGCTTACACCATAGCCACAGGTCTGATGGAGAAGTCCCGCGTCGGCGACAAAAGCAAAATTAGAAGGAAAATATTCAGCAGCGACGCGACAGCCATAGGCGCCTTTACGCTTGGAGTTATAGTATCAACTACGCTGTTGCCCTGCTCGGCCGGTAGCTACCTCGTCTATGCGATAATAATCTCCAAGGCCGGGAAAGCACTTGCATTCCTCCTCCTGGCGCTCTACAACCTCGTCTTTGTCCTACCACTGGTCGTCATACTGCTCGCCATGGGGAGTGTCACCGAGAGCAAGCGCTTCTCCCAGGCCATGGTGCGGCACAGCAGGGAGCTCTCGGTCATAGCCGGTCTGCTCCTGATAGCCATCGGAGTCTGGGTTCTTGCGGGCGCTTCACTTTAGGCCGAGCTTTTCCCTCACCCTTTTCTCGAATTCGGCGAAGTTCGGAACCCCTATGAACTCCACCCTGTTGTCTATGAGTATCGTTGGAGTGCCCATTATGTTGTGCTCCATGGCCTTCCTCTGGCCTTCGGGAGTGGCCACACTCAGTTCTCTCGCTACGACTCCCTCGTATTTTCTCTCAAGCTCCTGAGCCATTGCCCAGGCTATCGGGCAGTAGGGACAGCCGGGCGACGTTATGACCTCAATGACCACCTTTCTCTTTGGCTTCACATCTATCATCCCGGCCCGCTTCATGAGTTCGAGCATCTTTTTCCTCCGTATCATCTCAAGCTCGTCCATACCCTCACCCCGTTAGAAAAGAAAAGTGAGGGGATTTAAAAAGAAATTTTTGAAAAAGAGTTCATGGGACATTAATCACCAGTTGCAAGGTGGATGGCCAGCAGTATCGCAAAGAGCACGGCCAGGGCTATGTGGACTTTTTTCCAGTGGCCCAGTATGCCCACGAACTTCTTTGCCATTTTCCTGTCGTGCTTCTTCGCCGCGAGGAGAACCTTTCCATGTATGTACCTGCCGATGAACCCGTTCAGGTTCAGCAGAACCAGTACGATGCCCATCGCGAGCCCCGTGCCCCCCGTGAGTCCTGCGTAGTTGTCGCATGAGAAGAAGTGGACAAAGACCAGCAGCGTTCCTGTTATGGTGAGGACGTGGTGGATGGTGAGGGGATACACCGGGCCAAATATCGTCATGTACGGGTGCTCCGGCCTTATCTCAAAGCCCCACTCACTGGACTTCTTGTGCACTATGACGAGCTTTCTCTTTGTCAGGGAGTAGTAGACGACACCGGCAGCAATAAGGCCCACTCCAAGGGCCGCGAGCCCGCCGTAGCCTGCCTCATACTCGTTTTCCTCACCGTTGTCGTCCGCAATTACAAGGGGGGCCATCATAAGGATCAAAAGGAAGAAAACGAGAGCCCGCTTCACTACTATCACCTCAGAAAGCGCCGCTCCCGAGGCCGCATATCTTGGCGAACGGACAGACCGAGCAGTCCTCGGTGTAGGGCTTGAGGTAGGGCTCACCCTTGACCGCTTTGGTTATCTCCTTCGCCCTCTCCATTGCCTCGTCGTCCCCCTCAAGGACGAGGGTGACGCTTCCTTCAGCTCCGCCCGCTCCGCCGGCCGCTATCGGTATGGCCTCGACACCTGCCAGAATCCTGTAAGCTTCAACCTCCGTAACGGGATGGGAGTGGGGTATCGGTACGAGTGCGGAGTAAAGCCCGGTTCCCCAGTCGAAGGAGTAGATGCCGGTGAGCTTTGCGCTCTCCTCGACCGGCGTCGGCACGAACTTCTCAAGGCTGACCGGCGTTATCGTGAAGACCCCCTTCGTTATCGTCCATCCGAAGGTCTTCCCTATGGTTCCGCCGTCGGGAGCGGCGGCGAAAACAGCGACGTTCCAGTTGATGTCTATCGCGTTGGCACCTTTGATAAAGACGTCCTTCGGCCCCATCCTCTTGAGGGCCTCAAGCGGGTCGTCGAAGGGCTCGCCCTTGTAGAGGACGAGGTGCTTGGGCCAGGTCTGTTTTGGTGTAACACACGTCCGTCCTTTGCTTATAACGCCGACGGTCCATTTCTCCTTTTCAATTTCCTCTCCCAGTATCTCCTCGGCCACATAGGCCGCTGTTGTACCGGTGGCTATGTACACGAAGCCGTGCTTGAGGGCGTGTTGGACTTCGGGCATTGCCACAACTGCCTTGGCGATCAGCCTCTTGCTCTCCGGCGGTGTGAGGGTTACAAGCGCTCTTTTCATCCCAATCACCTCCATTAAAATCGGCGTCGAAAGGTATTAAACCTTGCTTTAGTCAAGCCGAGAAGACTTAGCTCATCCGAAAAGTTCTAGGCAGATGTTACACTCCCCCGGGTCGACCTCGGGGTCGACTTTGGAGTGGATGGAGCAGGCGTATCCCTTTCCGAGCATTTCCAGAGATATCTCCACTATTCTCCGGTGTATCTCGTATTCACCCGGCTTCTTCTCGACTATGTTTCGGGCGAGGGACTGGAGTTTCTCCTCTATGTCTGGATAGCTGGAGACGTCCATCAACGCGCCCCTGTCCATCCGAAGATAGCGGGAAACCGCCGACTGGGTTATGTGGAGAAGCTGAGCTATCTCGGTCTGCTTCAGGCCGTTTTCGTAGAGTATCTCAACGAGCCTCCGCCTGAGTGATGGGTACACGTAGCGCGAGGCCACTTCAAAGGCGTTGGTCTTCATGGTATCCTTTATGACGCGTGGAATATTTAAACCTTTCTGCCAAGTCCCCCGGGGTTTTGACATGACATAAGTCATAAAACCGCTTTAGGTTATTAAACCGCAAAACTTTTATGAAGGTCACTTCATCTATAACCGAAGGATATGACACGTGTCATAAAAATGGAGGTTGATGGATATGGCGATACGCGTTCCGGAAGCGTTTGATATGCTCTGCAACCAGTGTTCGATGAGTTTGGCGGGAGGGTGTACTATAAGGGGAGTCTGCGGCAAAGACCCCGACCTCAACTCGCTCCAGGAGGCCCTGCTCTACGGCATAAAGGGAACATCGGCCTACTACTACCACGCCCTTGAGGTCGGCTACGACGACCCGAGGATAGGCCACTTTTTGGCTGAGGCCCTCTACTCGACCCTGACCAACGTCAACTTCGACAAGAACCGCTTCCTTGAGCTCATCCTTGAGAACGGAAGGGTTCACCTTGAGGCGATGAAGCTCCTCGATAAGGCCTACGTTGAGACCTTCGGAAGGCCGGAGCCGGTTGAAGTCCCGACCGGAACTGCGGAGGGACACGGCATACTCGTCACCGGCCACAGCTACAAGGCTCTGTATGAACTCCTCAGGCAGATCGAGGAGATGGGCCTTGAGGAGGAGCTCAAGGTCTACACCCACGCGGAGATGTTTCCGGCACATGCATACCCCGAGCTGAGGAAGTTCAAAGCGCTCTACGGCAACTGGGGAGGCTCGTGGCTCTACCAGAAGAAGGAATTCGCGGAGTTCCCGGGCGTCATTCTGGGCACAAGCAACTGTGTCCAGCAGCCGACGAAGGCTTACGCCGACAGAATCTTCACCGTTGGGATAGCGGGCCTTGAAGGGGTTCCCCACATCGAGGACTACAACTTCGAGCCGCTCATAAAGCGCGCCCTTGAAACCCCCAGGATGGAGGCTTACGACGGCGGAAAGCTCCTCACCGGCTTCCACCACACCAACGTTTTGGCGATGAAGGACAAACTGATAGAGCTAATCCAGGAGGGCAAGATAAGGCACATCTTCGTCGTGGGCGGTTGTGACACCCCGCACAAGGGCATGGGCTACTACGAGAAGCTCACTGGGCTGATTCCAAAGGATGCGCTGATACTCTCTGCGGCATGCGGCAAGTTCCGCTACAACGCGAGGGACTACGGCACCATTGAGGGCATTCCACGGTTCCTCGACTTCGGCCAGTGCAACAACGTGTACTCGATAATCGAGATTGCAATAGCACTCGCCAATGAACTCGGGACGGATGTGAACTCCCTGCCGGTGAGCATAGTCCTGAGCTGGATGGAGCAGAAAGCCATAGCGATACTCTACTCGCTCCTCTACCTGGGAATCAAGGGCATCTACATCGGACCAAGGCCGCCAGAGTTCCTGACTCCCAATGTGTTTGAGATCCTCAGGAGGCAGTTTGA comes from the Thermococcus thioreducens genome and includes:
- a CDS encoding SDR family NAD(P)-dependent oxidoreductase → MVRVELTGKVALVTGGGRGIGRAISLALAEKGANVAVNYAHSREKAEETAELCRSYGVDAIAVKADVSNREEVRRMVEEVINHFGRIDILVNNAGILGKALKPMEVTDEDWDAVLGVNLKGAFIVTQEVLKYMKKGKIVNIASIAGKDGGTVGPHYAASKGGLIALTFNLARHLAPDILVNAVAPGPVDTELINPEIKKRLRSLSLTGEIAKPEEIAHTVIFLLENDHITGEVIDVNGGRLMD
- a CDS encoding YbhB/YbcL family Raf kinase inhibitor-like protein, with translation MDLEIGSIFHNGEYIPVEFTCDGENVNPPIFIGHIDSRAKSLVIIMDDPDAPGGTFTHWIAWNIPPLGEIPKGVPPQPEVDAPVHVVQGRNDFGRIGYGGPCPPRGHGVHHYHFKVYALDTTLNLKPGSSREELEKAMEGHVIQWGELVGLYERK
- a CDS encoding CGP-CTERM sorting domain-containing protein translates to MKKLVLFFIWLLVFSTVSYALVETQIDPGKLHFYMYGLETCPHCQKMKEEIPKFYGENSLTYYELINNDENNKLFSAQYKYTGIAGVPAIGIAYDGKLVAIVEGEYNVSATPKIVQAALDNGGLILFTGGQAYIIKNETIIQELQAIYVEHRMPGEGQTTTTTASETTSTTTNPGSEICGPGIAVVLAVLPLVLWKKRR
- a CDS encoding electron transporter gives rise to the protein MRSEIKGLAIILLASFGVSSLALWALGMVDFVPKFFALAMSDSINPCTFVIYTMLLIALSVREISKKRLYFIGSAFIAAVYISYYLLGVGLLYFAGYLPLWVAGVAAIVFGAYTIATGLMEKSRVGDKSKIRRKIFSSDATAIGAFTLGVIVSTTLLPCSAGSYLVYAIIISKAGKALAFLLLALYNLVFVLPLVVILLAMGSVTESKRFSQAMVRHSRELSVIAGLLLIAIGVWVLAGASL
- a CDS encoding thioredoxin family protein codes for the protein MDELEMIRRKKMLELMKRAGMIDVKPKRKVVIEVITSPGCPYCPIAWAMAQELERKYEGVVARELSVATPEGQRKAMEHNIMGTPTILIDNRVEFIGVPNFAEFEKRVREKLGLK
- a CDS encoding transcriptional regulator, with the translated sequence MKTNAFEVASRYVYPSLRRRLVEILYENGLKQTEIAQLLHITQSAVSRYLRMDRGALMDVSSYPDIEEKLQSLARNIVEKKPGEYEIHRRIVEISLEMLGKGYACSIHSKVDPEVDPGECNICLELFG
- the hcp gene encoding hydroxylamine reductase, which codes for MAIRVPEAFDMLCNQCSMSLAGGCTIRGVCGKDPDLNSLQEALLYGIKGTSAYYYHALEVGYDDPRIGHFLAEALYSTLTNVNFDKNRFLELILENGRVHLEAMKLLDKAYVETFGRPEPVEVPTGTAEGHGILVTGHSYKALYELLRQIEEMGLEEELKVYTHAEMFPAHAYPELRKFKALYGNWGGSWLYQKKEFAEFPGVILGTSNCVQQPTKAYADRIFTVGIAGLEGVPHIEDYNFEPLIKRALETPRMEAYDGGKLLTGFHHTNVLAMKDKLIELIQEGKIRHIFVVGGCDTPHKGMGYYEKLTGLIPKDALILSAACGKFRYNARDYGTIEGIPRFLDFGQCNNVYSIIEIAIALANELGTDVNSLPVSIVLSWMEQKAIAILYSLLYLGIKGIYIGPRPPEFLTPNVFEILRRQFDLRLTGDPEADLRDMLGKGISVEEGSPLAEELD